AAAGGAAGAATATGAAGAAGGAATACAAACTATTAGAAAACAGAAAAAAAGTCACACAGGCCTGATGGCTCTCAAAAAAGAGGTGGCACAGTTTTTTCTTACCTTACCCCATCAATACGCCACTATTACTAATTGTGAAAATTGCACCGGAAATTATTTAGTTAGTTGTAATAACTGTATCAACTGTTTCAATCTCACTCGGGCTCAAGATTGTAAATATATTTATGATGGCAGCAACATCAAAGATGCTTATGATGGCAACTTTTGCGGTCTTCAGAACTCACAGCTGATGTACGAGGTACAAGACTGTTGGTTTGGTTATCAAATGTTTTTTTCTACTACCTGCTGGAATTGCAATAATATGTATTATTGTGATCATTGTTTTTATTCTAACAATTGTTTTGGTTGTATTGGTTTACGAAGAAAGGAATATTGTATTTTGAATAAACAATATACGAAGGAGGAATACGAAAAGCTGGTACCACAAATTATTAAGCAGATGAGTGGTGGTAGCAAGAATGAAGATACAGAGGAGCTAAGACGCAGACAAACACAAAGACCAAGACAAGAGGAGGCACTAGAAGGAAGACAAGAATGGGAATGGGGGGAGTTTTTTCCTATGTCTTTGGCACTGTTTGCATACCATGAGACTATGGCACAACAGTATTTCCCTCAACCGGGAAATGCAGCCCAAGTAGCCATATCAACTACAGATTCTCTACCTGATACTATTGATGCTATTGGCGATGGGATTCTACAAAGTACCCTTCATTGCTCACAATGCCAAAAAGGCTATCGCATAGTCCCACAAGAACTTGCCTTCTATCGCCAAAGAGAATTACCAATACCGAGGAAATGTTTCATGTGCCGCCAGTCTGATCGTGTAACTTTATGTTTAGAACGAAAATTGTATGAACGTCACTGTCATAAATGTAACAGAGAACTTTTATCCCCTTACCAGGTTGATCGCCCTGAAACTATATTCTGCAATCAGTGTTACTTAGATTATCATCATTAGCCCAATTCTGAATTCAGCATTCAGAATTCAGAATTAACTTCATATTTCCCACCACCTATGACTACCTGCAAACAATGTTCTCTACAATTCGAAGTCACGCCCCAAGACTTAAGTTTCTATGCCAAAGTTTCACCAGTTTTCGCTGGCAAAAAGTATCAAGTTCTAGCCCCCACTCTTTGTCCTGATTGTAGACAACAAAGACGCTTGGCATTTCGTAATGAGAGAAAACTCTACAACCGTATTTGTAATATTTGCAAACAGCCTTTCATTTCTATTTATTCTCCAGACAAAGTCACTGATTCCGGCAAAGCTCTATCAGTATATTGCACCAAATGTTGGTGGAGTGATCAATGGGATCCAATGACTTATGGACAAGAATACGATTTTTCTCAGACATTCTTTAGTCAATGGAAAAAGTTATGGCAAACGATGCCTAGATTAGGTCTGTTGGTGTGGGGAGATGGCA
The Candidatus Abawacabacteria bacterium genome window above contains:
- a CDS encoding zinc-ribbon domain containing protein, with amino-acid sequence MSTICSNCQNTFLISESDQAFYQKIAPFFAGQSYPIPPPTLCPTCRQQRRLATRNDDTLYNRNCSKCHKSIISIYPEVKEYPVYCSACWWSDQWDAGDHYEEYNFSKSFFPQFESLRAKVPRLGLINRNAENSEYTHYTSHNKNCYLIFNADDNQDCYYSHSLDACRDCIDMYWSGRSELCYEGISVGASYNSQFCTHVENMSDCYFCYDCKDCHHCFGCFSLDHKEYHIYNQPYSKEEYEEGIQTIRKQKKSHTGLMALKKEVAQFFLTLPHQYATITNCENCTGNYLVSCNNCINCFNLTRAQDCKYIYDGSNIKDAYDGNFCGLQNSQLMYEVQDCWFGYQMFFSTTCWNCNNMYYCDHCFYSNNCFGCIGLRRKEYCILNKQYTKEEYEKLVPQIIKQMSGGSKNEDTEELRRRQTQRPRQEEALEGRQEWEWGEFFPMSLALFAYHETMAQQYFPQPGNAAQVAISTTDSLPDTIDAIGDGILQSTLHCSQCQKGYRIVPQELAFYRQRELPIPRKCFMCRQSDRVTLCLERKLYERHCHKCNRELLSPYQVDRPETIFCNQCYLDYHH